A genomic segment from Salinigranum rubrum encodes:
- a CDS encoding toll/interleukin-1 receptor domain-containing protein, which translates to MTGEPATGESAEEREEEYDAMISYSHEDSKPVANGLYDELTAYGLDVWYDGVELGIGDNIRSSIDRALTESEHAVILISPSYFQGMSEWELDGLVQKHKKTDENVILPLLHGMEFEELQEKSPSLANIIGDEVTEDNIDEITAKLYSAIESPDETPKLDDVEGVDRVELNLTMEDLVDISKGSKVRVEEWRTSGTPHTSG; encoded by the coding sequence CGCGGAGGAACGGGAAGAAGAATACGACGCGATGATCTCCTACTCGCACGAAGACTCCAAACCCGTAGCAAACGGGCTCTACGACGAACTCACCGCGTACGGCCTCGACGTGTGGTACGACGGCGTCGAGCTCGGGATTGGAGACAACATCCGCTCCTCAATTGACCGCGCCCTCACGGAATCAGAACACGCTGTCATCCTCATCTCTCCATCGTATTTCCAGGGGATGTCCGAATGGGAGCTCGATGGTCTCGTGCAGAAGCACAAGAAAACGGACGAGAACGTCATTCTCCCACTACTGCATGGGATGGAGTTTGAGGAGCTCCAGGAGAAAAGTCCGAGTCTTGCTAATATAATCGGCGACGAAGTCACTGAGGACAACATCGACGAGATCACCGCGAAGCTGTACAGCGCGATTGAGTCACCCGACGAGACGCCGAAACTGGACGACGTGGAGGGCGTTGATCGCGTTGAACTCAACCTCACTATGGAAGACCTTGTGGATATCTCAAAAGGGTCGAAAGTCAGAGTTGAGGAATGGCGGACGAGCGGTACGCCGCACACTTCGGGGTGA